The proteins below are encoded in one region of Vespula pensylvanica isolate Volc-1 chromosome 4, ASM1446617v1, whole genome shotgun sequence:
- the LOC122628731 gene encoding probable RNA-binding protein 18: MEPDAKVPLPLEPIKSNQVEDRRLWVGNLDLRINEYQLLKLVQKHGTIEKFDLLFHRSGPQAGQPRGYAFVTYKTIEDAEAAKDALHNLKVGAKNIVVRWAHSVTEPDIEKPKPKIDIPALAGAKKEDKKISRETAIQAIEAKLKLMKESEEEFELNKPLDGSPIIHLYQRTENQKPSTSTRHHNRGNHHHNNKPYNRYKPRR, from the exons ATGGAG CCAGATGCTAAAGTTCCTTTGCCATTAGAACCTATAAAATCAAATCAGGTAGAAGATAGAAGATTATGGGTGGGCAATCTAGATCTAAGGATTAATGA GTACCAACTCCTGAAACTCGTCCAAAAACATGGAACAATCGAAAAGTTCGACCTGCTATTTCATCGGTCAGGTCCACAAGCTGGTCAACCAAGGGGATATGCATTTGTTACTTATAAAACAATAGAAGATGCTGAAGCAGCAAAAGATGCTTTACATAATCTAAAAGTAGGTGCTAAAAATATAGTAGTAAGATGGGCTCATAGCGTCACAGAG ccTGACATAGAAAAACCAAAGCCAAAAATAGACATACCTGCCTTAGCAGgtgcaaagaaagaagataaaaaaataag TCGTGAGACTGCTATCCAGGCAATAGAAGCAAAACtcaaattaatgaaagaatcAGAAGAAGAATTTGAATTGAATAAACCTTTGGATGGATCTCCTATCATACATCTATATCAGAGAACAGAAAATCAAAAACCGTCCACATCTACACGCCATCATAACCGGGGAAATCATCACCACAATAATAAGCCatataatcgttataaacCAAGAAGATAA
- the LOC122628733 gene encoding probable 28S ribosomal protein S25, mitochondrial, which translates to MPFMIGKEPIRRTLKYLQAGKLVLKDKIQILSINYNTSGQHHSGTRDFVFWYLPQIQYKNPDVQIITFKNKTPSPFIKCYYENGETMLIDVDSQPKESILQHLIKVIGKSEQLLIEEEVAKEKKDNPANFGVGCKKSCICEIPGQVPCPGVIPLPYHMRGKTALKEKEM; encoded by the exons ATGCCGTTTATGATAGGTAAAGAACCTATACGAAGAACgcttaaatatttacaagcaGGAAAATTAGTTCTAAaggataaaatacaaatattatctattaattataatactagCGGGCAACATCATTCAGGAACCAG AGATTTCGTATTTTGGTATTTACCACAAATACAATACAAAAATCCAGATGtacaaattattacatttaaaaataaaacaccaTCTCcctttataaaatgttattatg aaaatggagaaacaaTGTTAATAGATGTAGATAGTCAACCAAAAGAAAGTATTCTTCAACATCTTATTAAAGTGATTGGTAAGTCAGAACAACttttaatcgaagaagaagtagccaaagaaaaaaaagataatccTGCTAACTTTGGTGTTGGTTGTAAAAAAAGTTGCATATGTGAAATTCCTGGACAAGTACCATGTCCTGGTGTAATACCTCTCCCTTATCATATGCGTGGAAAAACTGctcttaaagaaaaagaaatgtag
- the LOC122628725 gene encoding alanine--tRNA ligase, cytoplasmic produces the protein MSVSMTSKEIRQSYIDFFKSKGHEYVHSSSTIPHDDPTLLFTNAGMNQFKPIFLGTVDPNSDMAKWVRVVNTQKCIRAGGKHNDLDDVGKDVYHHTFFEMMGNWSFGDYFKKEICMWAWEFLTVNLKLSPDRLYITYFGGDEKSGLNPDNECKDIWLSLGVSASHVLPGSMKDNFWEMGETGPCGPCSEIHYDRIGGREAAHLVNMDDPNVLEIWNLVFIQYNRELDGILKTLPKKHIDCGLGLERLVSVIQNKQANYDTDLFMPLFEAIQKGTGAPPYQGRVGDADKDGIDMAYRVLADHARTITIALADGGMPDNTGRGYVLRRILRRAVRYATEKLNAKPGFFASLINVVVELLGDVFPEVKKDPQSIIDTINEEETQFLKTLSRGRNLLNRTIAKLESSKVVPGDVAWRLYDTYGFPVDLTQLMTEEKGLKVDMIAYEEAKKQAQLISQSKVGGIDDQINLDIHAITELQNAGIPVTNDLSKYNYNIKNNNPYDEYSFESCTGTVIALRHAKTFVEKVHSGQEVGILLDKTNFYAEQGGQIYDEGFLVKVDDEETEIRITNVQVRGGYVLHIGTVGEGVLKKGDKVYLNIDTTRRRLIMSNHTATHVLNYALRQVLGLEADQKGSLVAPDRLRFDFTNKGAMTTDQVKKTEEITNDMVQQNKNIYAKESNLALAKTIKGLRAMFEETYPDPVRIVSVGIPIEELEKDPLSDAALKTSVEFCGGTHLHNTGHIGDFVIASEEAIAKGIRRIVALTGPEAKKALKKSALLEDKLNQLKNTINADKSGTNSKEYVKQIIELNEDVSHAIISSWKKDKIRAMLKELKKSLDDKERLAKTAVATAVVETVQKMIQSNIGCAVFVEVLKAFSNTKALDSALKKIKSLSPDTSALLISVDQDAKKIFALSAVPKTAISKGLKANEWIQEIAPFMGGKGGGKAESAQASGSNISSLNKTIQKAKEFANLKLGIINEKSTIQDLPSNLTIGNVTNTNSINMKIFPKLIIFGNKNSIRSYKAQIVAQYNNQNLVIKYIEDDKNSTTDMILEIGDIKISNSSAIAYYLSDTNLKCENDLFAFCEVLQWISYTDNHLLPAVTGWILSSSRITLPKNIKLDGKTSKEDALNSLKKLNNILLRKTYFVNERISLADIMIFSTLLPLYEHVLTSEVRKQYTNLNRWFSTMLNQSEVKAVVKDFHFCTETLKV, from the exons ATGAGTGTATCAATGACATCTAAGGAAATTCGTCAATCTTACATTGACTTTTTCAAAAGTAAGGGACACGAATATGTTCATTCAAGTTCAACAATACCACATGATGATCCAACTTTACTCTTTACTAATGCTGGGATGAATCAA TTCAAACCTATATTTCTTGGTACAGTAGATCCTAATAGCGATATGGCAAAATGGGTGAGAGTCGTTAACACTCAAAAATGTATAAGAGCTGGAGGTAAACATAATGATCTAGACGATGTTGGTAAAGATGTATATCATCATACTTTTTTTGAGATGATGGGTAACTGGTCATTTGGTGATTATTTTAAG aaagaaatttgtatgTGGGCTTGGGAATTCTTAACAgtcaatttaaaattatcacCTGATAGattatacattacatattttGGAGGGGATGAAAAATCTGGGTTGAATCCTGATAATGAGTGTAAAGATATATGGCTTTCTCTTgg GGTATCAGCTTCACATGTTTTACCAGGTAGCATGAAGGATAATTTTTGGGAAATGGGAGAAACTGGTCCTTGTGGACCATGCAGTGAAATACATTATGATAGAATTGGTGGTAGGGAAGCTGCTCATTTAGTAAATATGGATGATCCAAATGTTTTAGAAATCTGGAATCTTGTCTTTATTCAATACAAtag GGAATTAGATGGCATTTTAAAAACATTACCAAAAAAGCATATTGATTGTGGTTTAGGATTGGAACGTTTGGTGTCAGTTATTCAAAATAAACAAGCAAATTATGATACTGACTTATTTATGCCTCTTTTTGAAGCAATTCAAAAAGGTACTGGGGCACCACCTTATCAAGGAAGAGTAGGGGATGCAGATAAGGATGGAATTGATATGGCATACAGAGTATTGGCAGATCATGCAAGGACAATAACTATTGCTCTTGCAGATGGAGGGATGCCTGATAATACTGGAAGAGG ttatGTTCTAAGAAGAATTCTGCGACGTGCTGTACGTTATGCCACTGAGAAATTAAATGCAAAACCTGGTTTTTTTGCATCTTTGATAAATGTAGTAGTAGAATTACTTg GTGATGTATTCCCAGAAGTTAAAAAAGATCCTCAAAGTATAATTGATACaattaatgaagaagaaacacAATTCTTAAAAACATTATCACGTGgacgaaatttattaaatcgaacTATAGCAAAACTTGAATCTTCTAAGGTTGTTCCAGGGGATGTTGCATGGCGTTTATATGACACATATGGTTTTCCAGTTGATTTAACACAACTCATGACTGAAGAGAAAGGTTTGAAAGTTGATATGATTGCTTatgaagaagcaaagaaacaAGCACAG ctTATCTCTCAAAGTAAAGTTGGAGGGATAGATGATCAAATTAATTTGGATATTCATGCAATCACAGAATTGCAAAATGCAGGAATACCAGTCACTAatgatttatcaaaatataattacaatataaaaaataataatccataTGATGAATATTCGTTTGAGTCGTGCACTGGTACTGTCATTGCTCTAAGACATGCAAAAACTTTCGTTGAAAAAGTACATTCTGGACAGGAAGTAGGAATATTGTTagataaaacgaatttttatgCAGAACAAGGTGGACAAATATATGATGAAGGATTTTTAGTAAAAGTTGATGATGAa gAAACTGAAATACGGATTACGAATGTGCAAGTTAGAGGTGGCTATGTATTACATATTGGTACAGTTGGAGAAGGAGTGCTGAAGAAGGGTGATAaggtttatttaaatattgatactACTCGTAGACGTCTAATAATGAGTAATCATACAGCAACTCATGTTCTTAACTATGCACTTCGGCAAGTTTTGGGTTTAGAAGCCGATCAAAAAGGATCGTTAGTTGCACCTGACAGATTACGTTTTGACTTCACTAATAAAG gAGCTATGACTACAGATCAagtaaaaaaaacagaagaaattaCGAATGATATGgtacaacaaaataaaaatatttatgctaAAGAAAGCAATCTGGCGTTAGCTAAAACTATTAAAGGATTACGTGCTATGTTCGAAGAAACCTATCCTGATCCTGTTAGAATAGTCAGTGTAGGTATACCAATAGAAGAATTGGAAAAAGATCCTTTGAGTGATGCTGCATTGAAGACCAGTGTAGAATTTTGTGGTGGAAC acATTTACACAACACAGGACATATAGGTGATTTTGTCATAGCAAGTGAAGAAGCTATTGCTAAAGGTATAAGACGTATAGTTGCTTTAACTGGACCTGAAGCAAAAAAAGCACTTAAGAAATCAGCTTTGTTAGAAGATAAGTTAAACCAGTTAAAAAATACTATCAATGCTGATAAAAGTGGTACAAATTCTAAAGAGTATGTTAAACAGATAATAGAACTAAATGAAGATGTATCTCATGCTATAATTTCTAGTTGGAAGAAG GATAAAATACGTGCTATgctaaaagaattaaaaaaatcgctcgatgataaagaaagattagcTAAAACTGCCGTCGCTACTGCGGTAGTTGAAACTGTTCAAAAGATGATTCAATCGAATATTGGCTGTGCTGTATTTGTAGAAGTACTGAAAGCATTTAGCAATACAAAAGCTTTAGATTCTGCattgaaaaagattaaaagtttATCACCAGACACTAGTGCATTATTGATAAGTGTTGATCAAGATGCCAAAAAAATCTTTGCTCTTAGTGCTGTCcctaaa ACAGCTATTAGTAAAGGTTTAAAGGCTAATGAATGGATTCAAGAGATAGCTCCTTTTATGGGAGGTAAAGGTGGTGGAAAAGCTGAATCTGCTCAAGCTTCAGgctcaaatatttcttctttgaataAAACAATACAAAAAGCTAAAGAATTTGCCAATTTAAAACTTGggattataaatgaaaaatcaacTATTCAAG atcTTCCTTCTAATTTAACTATTGGAAACGTAACAAATACGAATtctataaatatgaaaatatttccaaaattaatcattttcggaaataaaaatagtattagAAGCTACAAAGCTCAAATTGTAGctcaatataataatcaaaatcttgtaataaaatatattgaagatGATAAGAATTCTACAACAGATATGATATTAGAAATtggtgatattaaaatttctaatagtAGTGCCATTGCTTATTATTTATCAGATACTAATTTAAAAtgtgaaaatgatttatttgctttttgtGAAGTACTACAGTGGATAAGTTACACGGATAATCATCTTTTACCAGCAGTTACAGGTTGGATTTTATCGTCTTCTCGAATAACATTaccaaaaaatattaaattagatGGGAAAACTTCAAAAGAAGATGCATTGAAttcattaaagaaattaaataatatattacttagaaaaacatattttgtTAATGAAAGAATTTCTCTCGCGGATATTATGATATTCAGTACTCTGTTACCACTGTACGAACACGTTTTAACTTCGGAAGTAAGAAAACAATATACGAATTTAAATAGATGGTTTTCTACAATGCTTAATCAATCAGAAGTAAAAGCTGTAGTAAAAGATTTCCATTTCTGTACAGAAACACTGAAAGTTTAA